A genomic window from Arvicola amphibius chromosome 5, mArvAmp1.2, whole genome shotgun sequence includes:
- the Dsg2 gene encoding desmoglein-2, with the protein MARSPGGRCALLLLVVVCLDFGNGLHFKVFSTSREDKLVPKHSHLVRQKRAWITAPVALREGEDLSKKNPIAKIHSDLAEEKGIKITYKYTGKGITEPPFGIFVFDKNTGYLNVTSILDREETPYFLLTGYALDSRGNNLEKPLELRIKVLDINDNEPVFQQDVFVGSIEELSAAHTLVMKVIATDADDPTTRNAEIAYRIVSQEPANIPVFYLKKDTGEIYTTSFILDREEYSSYSLTVEARDADGQITDKPVQQAQVQIQILDVNDNIPVVENKLYEGVVEENQVNVEVMRIKVTDADEIGSDNWLANFTFASGNEGGYFHIETDTQTNEGIVTLVKEVDYEIMKDLNFSIVVTNKAAFHKSIRNKFKPTPIPITVKVKNVVEGIHFKSNVVSVRASEAMDRSSLSRSIGKFQVFDEDTGQAAKVKYAKVEDIDNWVSVDSATSEIKLVKIPDFESRYVQNGTYTVKVVAISSDHPQKTITGTVVITVEDSNDNCPTLVEPVQSICEDAPYVNVTAKDLDGPQNSGPFTFSILDQPSGTAEQWKIVHQEGTSVLLRQSEWKLGRSEVPVLISDSQGFSCPETQVLQLTVCECLRGGGCAAAQYDNYVGLGPAAIALMILALLLLLLVPLLLLLCHCGEGAKGFTPIPGTIEMLHPWNNEGAPPEDKVVPSLLVADQAENSAVRNGLGGAGGAMIKESLVKGSSSASFTKGQHEMSDVDGRWEEHRSLLTAGTTHQVGTAGVIAANETLRLTRATGASGGMGGARGAAVAMNEEFLRSYFTEKAASYAEEDDLHMAKDCLLVYSQEETDSLRGSIGCCSFIEGERDDLFLDDLGLKFKTLAEVCLGRKINLDVDVEHRQKRVQEASVKPASGSHYEQMTVSSESTYSSDRGFQVSKPLPEAHTEKVMQEIVTESSVSSRQSQKVVPPAPDPVASGNIIVTETSYAAGATGPPSTVILGPRQPQSLIVTERVYAPAATLVDQHYANDENVVVTERVIQPNGGIPKPVEVTQHLKDAQYVMVRERESILAPSSTVQPTLVMPSVAAGQNVTVTERVVTPASTLQSGYQIPSETSLKARKTVVSSVGGLGPRHSLDLEESGHRNSTVTTSSTRVTKHSTVQHSYS; encoded by the exons ATACATTCTGACCttgcagaagaaaaaggaataaaaatcacCTACAAATACACTGGGAAGGGGATTACAGAGCCACCTTTTGGTATATTTGTCTTCGATAAAAACACAGGTTACCTAAACGTTACCAGCATTCTTGACCGGGAAGAAACACCGTATTTTCTG CTGACAGGCTATGCCCTGGACTCCAGAGGAAATAACCTGGAGAAGCCCTTAGAGCTACGCATCAAAGTTCTCGACATCAATGACAATGAGCCAGTGTTCCAACAGGATGTCTTTGTTGGGTCTATTGAAGAACTGAGTGCTGCCC ATACACTCGTGATGAAAGTCATCGCCACGGATGCAGATGACCCCACTACCCGCAATGCCGAAATCGCCTACAGAATTGTCTCTCAGGAGCCTGCCAATATTCCCGTGTTCTACCTCAAAAAAGACACAGGGGAGATTTACACAACCAGTTTTATTTTGGACAGAGAA GAATACAGCAGCTATTCCCTGACGGTGGAAGCAAGAGATGCTGATGGGCAGATAACAGATAAACCGGTACAGCAGGCTCAAGTTCAGATTCAGATCTTGGATGTCAATGACAATATACCTGTGGTGGAAAATAAATTG TATGAAGGGGTAGTGGAAGAAAACCAAGTCAATGTGGAAGTCATGCGTATCAAAGTGACTGATGCAGATGAAATAGGCTCAGATAACTGGTTAGCAAATTTTACGTTTGCATCAGGAAATGAAGGGGGTTATTTCCACATTGAGACTGACACGCAGACTAATGAAGGGATTGTGACCCTTGTCAAG GAAGTGGACTACGAGATAATGAAGGATCTCAACTTCAGCATCGTAGTCACTAATAAAGCAGCTTTCCACAAGTCTATTAGGAACAAGTTCAAGCCCACGCCCATCCCCATCACGGTCAAGGTCAAGAACGTGGTTGAAGGCATCCATTTCAAGAGCAACGTAGTCTCCGTCCGAGCAAGTGAGGCGATGGATAGATCCAGCCTCAGCCGGTCGATCGGGAAATTTCAAGTTTTTGATGAAGACACTGGACAAGCAGCCAAAGTAAA ataTGCAAAAGTGGAAGATATAGACAACTGGGTCTCCGTGGATTCTGCCACTTCAGAAATTAAGCTTGTAAAGATTCCTGATTTTGAATCTAGATATGTCCAGAATGGCACCTACACAGTAAAGGTTGTGGCCATATCCAGTG atcatcctcaaaAAACCATCACTGGCACCGTTGTTATAACTGTTGAAGACAGCAATGACAATTGCCCCACACTGGTGGAACCAGTACAGAGTATCTGCGAGGATGCCCCTTACGTGAATGTCACTGCGAAGGATCTGGACGGACCCCAGAACAGCGGGCCGTTCACTTTCTCCATCCTCGACCAGCCGTCTGGAACAGCAGAGCAGTGGAAAATAGTACACCAAGAAG GGACCAGTGTGCTGCTGCGGCAAAGCGAGTGGAAGCTCGGGAGAAGTGAAGTCCCCGTCCTCATTTCCgacagccagggcttcagctGCCCCGAGACGCAGGTCCTTCAGCTCACCGTCTGTGAGTGTCTGAGGGGCGGTGGCTGTGCAGCAGCCCAGTATGACAACTACGTTGGCCTGGGGCCCGCCGCAATCGCTCTCATGATCCTGGCCCTGCTGCTCTTGCTGC TTGTGCCGCTCCTGCTGCTGTTATGCCACTGTGGAGAGGGCGCCAAAGGCTTCACCCCCATTCCCGGGACCATAGAGATGCTGCACCCTTGGAATAATGAAGGGGCACCACCTGAGGACAAG GTGGTGCCATCGCTTCTGGTGGCGGATCAGGCCGAAAATTCAGCAGTGAGAAACGGACTAGGAGGTGCAGGCGGCGCGATGATCAAGGAAAGCCTGGTGAAAGGCAGTAGCTCAGCTTCCTTTACCAAAGGACAGCATGAGATGTCCGATGTGGACGGAAGATGGGAAGAACACAGAAGCCTCCTTACTGCCGGGACCACTCATCAAGTGGGGACAGCAGGAGTCATAGCAGCCAATGAAACACTAAGACTAACAAGAGCCACAGGGGCTTCCGGAGGCATGGGTGGGGCTCGAGGAGCTGCTGTTGCAATGAATGAGGAATTCTTAAGAAGCTACTTCACAGAG AAAGCGGCCTCCTATGCTGAGGAAGACGACCTCCACATGGCCAAAGACTGCCTCCTCGTTTACTCCCAGGAAGAGACGGACTCTCTCCGAGGCTCCATCGGCTGCTGCAGCTTTATCGAGGGAGAACGTGATGACCTCTTCTTAGACGACCTGGGGCTTAAATTCAAGACACTAGCCGAAGTTTGCCTGGGTCGAAAGATCAATCTGGATGTGGACGTTGAACACAGGCAAAAGCGTGTCCAAGAAGCGAGCGTGAAGCCAGCTTCGGGCTCACACTACGAGCAAATGACGGTCAGCTCAGAGAGCACATACTCCTCTGACCGTGGCTTCCAAGTCTCAAAACCTCTGCCtgaagcacacacagagaaagtcatGCAGGAAATTGTCACTGAAAGCTCTGTGTCTTCCAGGCAGAGTCAAAAGGTAGTGCCACCAGCTCCTGATCCCGTGGCTTCTGGTAATATCATAGTGACAGAAACTTCCTATGCCGCAGGCGCCACAGGGCCGCCCAGCACTGTGATCCTGGGTCCTAGACAGCCGCAGAGCCTAATTGTGACCGAGAGGGTGTACGCTCCAGCCGCCACCTTGGTAGATCAGCATTACGCGAATGACGAAAATGTCGTTGTTACTGAACGAGTGATCCAGCCTAATGGCGGTATCCCTAAGCCAGTCGAGGTCACCCAGCATCTGAAAGATGCGCAGTATGTTATGGTGAGGGAAAGGGAGAGCATCCTTGCTCCCAGCTCTACCGTGCAGCCCACTCTGGTAATGCCCAGTGTGGCAGCAGGTCAGaatgtcacagtgacagaaagagtAGTGACCCCTGCTTCCACACTGCAGTCCGGTTACCAGATTCCCAGTGAAACCTCTCTCAAGGCTAGGAAGACTGTGGTTTCCAGTGTGGGAGGCCTGGGCCCTCGGCATAGTTTAGATTTAGAGGAATCTGGCCATCGCAATTCTACCGTAACCACATCTTCCACCAGGGTCACCAAGCACAGCACCGTGCAGCATTCTTACTCCTAA